From the Carya illinoinensis cultivar Pawnee chromosome 4, C.illinoinensisPawnee_v1, whole genome shotgun sequence genome, one window contains:
- the LOC122306888 gene encoding uncharacterized protein LOC122306888, which produces MYLPEYNIPTSQKRSTPIIIGKWYSPFVFIKDEGFVKTQMKKSLFYNKTLEQYWEEIYSQENHGGDGNIVTVNTYVEREVYRLDGMKAVRVDGNVNGSDGFIWFRVQNQNSGVVGLSSAIVDGMRGIQKEGGWVDGQDSEVWAEKVEVTDNLWRRFCGYVLVESFALRMDGSLVLNCDFRHTQRIKTKWE; this is translated from the coding sequence ATGTACCTTCCAGAGTATAATATTCCAACAAGTCAAAAGCGTTCAACTCCTATTATCATAGGGAAATGGTATTCTCCCTTTGTATTCATAAAAGATGAAGGTTTTGTGAAGACCCAAATGAAGAAATCTTTGTTTTACAACAAGACTTTAGAGCAATATTGGGAGGAAATTTACTCCCAGGAGAATCATGGCGGTGATGGAAACATTGTGACGGTGAACACGTATGTAGAGAGGGAAGTGTATCGTCTGGATGGCATGAAAGCTGTGAGAGTTGACGGCAATGTTAATGGGTCTGATGGTTTTATTTGGTTTAGAGTTCAGAACCAGAATAGTGGAGTCGTGGGCTTGAGTTCAGCCATCGTGGATGGAATGAGAGGGATTCAAAAGGAAGGAGGGTGGGTTGATGGGCAAGATAGCGAGGTGTGGGCTGAGAAAGTAGAGGTGACTGACAATTTGTGGAGGAGATTTTGTGGTTATGTGTTGGTGGAGAGCTTTGCTTTGAGAATGGATGGAAGTTTAGTGCTGAATTGTGATTTCAGGCACACCCAACGGATTAAAACCAAATGGGAATGA
- the LOC122306889 gene encoding probable 2,3-bisphosphoglycerate-independent phosphoglycerate mutase produces MSRPQQPRRRVAFVLIDGLGDVSLPRLGFKTPLQAAKVPNLDAIASAGVNGLMDPVEVGLGCGSDTAHLSLLGYDPRVYYRGRGAFESMGAGLAMSPGDIAFKSNFATLDEKTGMVTSRRADRHFEEEGPILCAALDGMKLPSFPQYEVRVRYATEHRCGVVVKGPRLSGNISGTDPLKDNRLLLQVEALDDTDEARHTAAVVNELSKEMSRILVSHPVNAKRIAEGKNMANVVLLRGCGIRIEVPPFEKKHGLWPCMVAPTKIIAGLGLSLDIDILEAPGATGDYRTLLTSKATAIAKALRAPLQSCPSVFVPGEEKYKPGRSDGYDFGFLHIKAIDDAGHDKASLFKVKALEAVDRAIGQLIRLLWEAESAGNFKFFLCVTGDHSTPVEYGDHSFEPVPFAMCRLKDFVGAIGGESIVSGTSLDPFPLPTIKAGQDLTDYVGNEQERRNKQFESFNGDSVYELNEIAAARGCLGRFPGGEMMGIIKKFLKLDA; encoded by the exons ATGAGTAGGCCCCAGCAACCTAGGAGAAGAGTGGCATTTGTGCTGATTGATGGGTTGGGCGATGTGTCGTTGCCAAGGCTTGGATTCAAGACTCCTCTCCAAGCAGCCAAAGTACCCAATTTGGATGCCATTGCATCTGCTGGAGTTAATGGTCTTATGGACCCTGTCGAAGTAGGATTGGGTTGCGGAAGTGATACGGCTCACCTCTCTTTGTTGGGTTATGACCCAAGAGTGTATTACCGTGGTCGTGGTGCATTTGAGTCCATGGGTGCTGGTCTGGCAATGTCACCTGGTGATATTGCATTTAAG TCAAATTTTGCTACCTTGGATGAGAAAACTGGAATGGTCACAAGTAGGAGGGCTGATAGGCACTTTGAAGAAGAAGGGCCCATACTCTGTGCAGCACTCGATGGAATGAAGCTGCCATCTTTTCCTCAATATGAAGTCAGAGTCAG GTATGCAACAGAACATAGATGCGGAGTGGTCGTCAAAGGACCTAGATTAAGTGGAAATATATCAGGAACAGACCCATTAAAGGACAATCGCTTACTATTGCAAGTTGAAGCTTTAGATGATACTGATGAAGCAAGGCACACAGCTGCAGTTGTTAATGAATTATCCAAGGAAATGTCACGGATTCTGGTTTCTCATCCAGTGAATGCAAAGCGCATTGCAGAAGGGAAGAATATGGCAAATGTTGTCCTACTACGAGGTTGTGGTATTCGAATTGAG GTTCCTCCATTTGAGAAGAAACATGGCTTGTGGCCATGCATGGTAGCTCCCACCAAAATTATAGCTGGCTTGGGCTTATCACTTGATATTGATATCCTTGAAGCTCCAGGAGCAACTGGAGACTATCGAACACTTCTAACTTCTAAGGCAACTGCAATAGCTAAGGCACTTAGAGCTCCTTTGCAGTCTTGCCCCTCTGTTTTTGTACCTGGGGAGGAGAAGTACAAACCAGGCCGATCAGATGGCTATGATTTTGGATTTCTTCACATCAAG gcaatagatgatgcaggtcaTGACAAGGCAAGTCTTTTCAAAGTCAAAGCACTGGAGGCTGTAGATCGAGCTATAGGACAGTTGATCAGGCTCCTCTGGGAGGCAGAATCAGCtggaaattttaaattcttcctTTGTGTAACTGGAGACCACTCTACTCCAGTTGAATATGGAGACCACAGCTTTGAACCAGTTCCATTTGCCATGTGTCGATTGAAAGACTTTGTGGGTGCAATAGGTGGAGAGTCCATCGTTTCGGGAACTTCTCTCGATCCATTTCCTCTTCCAACCATTAAAGCTGGTCAAGACCTAACAGATTATGTGGGAAATGAACAAGAGAGAAGAAACAAACAGTTTGAATCTTTTAATGGAGATTCTGTTTACGAGTTGAATGAGATAGCGGCAGCAAGGGGATGTCTTGGGCGTTTTCCTGGAGGAGAGATGATGggaattataaagaaatttctAAAACTAGATGCGTGA
- the LOC122307283 gene encoding proline dehydrogenase 1, mitochondrial-like, which translates to MANRVSVHSKLLKSISYSTVPLTHSPPQPNLPRPLLSPIISSLNLHDTQKLFSSLPTTHLLRASANLHAASLEPFVDFGIWLLNSKLMDLYLLRAPIFAALKHTFYHHFCAGEDTVAAGHTVRSLHSAGLSAMLTYAVEYATDNESCDRNSDAFLHKVESAKSLPSSSVSSVVVKITAICPKKLLERVSDLLRWQHKDPSFNLPWKLDTLPIFSDSSPTYHTLKKPEPLTPEEEHDLQLGHQRLQKICQKCVEANIPLTVDAEHTLVQPAIDYFTYSSAILYNKDDNPIIYGTIQCYLKDAKERLLLASKAADKACVPMGFKLVRGAYMPSEIKTASSLGFESPVHNGIQETHACYNDCASIMLDKISNGPGALVLATHNVESGRLAVAKAHDLGMGKIHQKLQFAQLYGMADVLSFSLKNAGYHVSKYMPFGPVEMVIPYLLRRAEENRGVLSASTLDRQLMRKELKRRLRATVF; encoded by the exons ATGGCAAACCGTGTTTCAGTTCATTCGAAGCTCCTCAAAAGTATCAGCTATTCCACCGTCCCTCTCACCCACAGTCCTCCTCAACCTAACCTCCCAAGACCCCTCCTCTCCCCCATCATCTCCTCCCTCAACCTCCATGATACTCAGAAGCTCTTCTCTTCCTTACCAACCACTCACCTCTTGCGTGCCTCCGCCAACCTCCACGCCGCTTCCCTCGAGCCCTTTGTCGATTTCGGAATATGGCTCCTCAACTCCAAGCTCATGGACCTCTACTTGCTCCGGGCTCCCATATTCGCAGCCCTCAAGCACACCTTTTACCATCACTTTTGTGCCGGCGAGGACACCGTCGCCGCCGGACACACCGTCCGTAGCCTCCACAGTGCCGGCCTCAGTGCCATGCTAACCTACGCCGTCGAATATGCCACCGACAATGAATCCTGCGATCGCAACTCAGATGCCTTCCTTCACAAAGTCGAGTCCGCCAAGTCTCTTCCATCTTCTTCC GTGAGCTCTGTAGTTGTGAAAATCACTGCTATTTGCCCCAAGAAGCTGCTTGAGCGGGTAAGTGACTTGCTGAGATGGCAACACAAAGACCCTTCTTTCAATCTGCCATGGAAACTAGACACCCTTCCCATTTTCTCTGATTCAAGCCCTACCTATCACACCCTCAAAAAGCCAGAACCGCTAACCCCTGAAGAAGAGCATGATCTCCAGTTAGGTCACCAGAGACTGCAAAAAATATGCCAAAAATGTGTAGAAGCAAATATCCCTTTGACGGTTGATGCAGAGCACACACTCGTTCAACCCGCCATTGATTACTTTACGTACTCTTCGGCAATCTTGTACAACAAAGATGATAATCCAATAATATACGGGACTATCCAATGCTACTTGAAAGATGCAAAAGAAAGGTTGTTGCTAGCATCAAAGGCTGCAGATAAGGCGTGTGTTCCCATGGGGTTCAAATTGGTGAGGGGAGCTTACATGCCAAGTGAAATAAAAACGGCTTCTTCCTTGGGATTTGAATCTCCTGTTCACAATGGCATACAGGAAACGCACGCATGCTACAATGACTGTGCTTCTATCATGCTTGACAAGATTTCCAATGGCCCCGGTGCACTCGTTCTTGCAACTCATAATGTTGAATCAG GGAGACTGGCAGTGGCAAAAGCTCATGATTTGGGTATGGGGAAGATACATCAGAAGCTACAATTTGCACAGCTATATGGTATGGCAGATGTGCTTTCCTTTAGCCTGAAAAATGCAGGGTATCATGTTAGCAAGTACATGCCATTTGGACCAGTAGAGATGGTTATCCCATACCTTCTAAGGAGGGCTGAGGAGAATAGAGGTGTTTTATCTGCTTCGACCCTTGACAGGCAACTCATGAG GAAAGAGTTAAAGAGGAGACTAAGAGCAACTGTTTTTTAA
- the LOC122307282 gene encoding probable inactive ATP-dependent zinc metalloprotease FTSHI 3, chloroplastic has translation MSCFSVVCNNGFLISLEKLGARSGENKCLERYRGSRRSSLDFPSLGFYRGGKSQHGLSWNNKLSSLIGGKFGLGFYSCCKTQRGLSCNNGIEPLSSGHTGDKQTHVGKRENDSARLRKRFSLRLRPRLRLLSIRLKMLSIRSILNDIGTLLRKNIRRVALSTSISIALGVFYLCLKLSASPAPKVVPYSDLILSLQNGSVTRVLFEEGSRRMFYNTNLEGVESTGESHEESPVVNVAIQNKYAKVATDDGTRASQVVNLNVLKRFLSTRASNPEWHYSTRKIDRDEKFLLSLMREKGIKYSSAPQSVLASMRSTLITVIFLWIPLIPLMWLLYRQLSAANSPARKRKPNSEMVGFDDVEGVDAAKVELMEIVSCLQGDVNYQKLGAKLPRGVLLVGPPGTGKTLLARAVAREAGVPFFPVSASEFVELFVGRGAARIRDLFNAARKCAPSIIFIDELDAVGGKRGRSFNDERDQTLNQLLTEMDGFESDMKVVVIAATNRPEALDPALCRPGRFSRKVLVGEPDIEGRKKILAVHLRGVPLEDDTQLICDLVASLTPGFVGADLANIVNEAALLSARRGSENVSMEDVMQAIERAKFGINDKQLRRGTLSKELGKLFPWIPSLVGRNDTGQAGLQGPLGYQTFS, from the exons ATGTCTTGTTTTTCTGTTGTTTGCAACAATGGTTTTCTTATTTCTCTGGAGAAACTGGGAGCTCGTAGTGGAGAAAACAAGTGTTTGGAAAGATATAGAGGTTCGCGGCGTAGTTCACTTGACTTTCCGTCTCTGGGGTTCTATAGAGGTGGGAAATCTCAACATGGATTGTCCTGGAACAATAAGCTTAGTTCGCTGATTGGTGGGAAATTTGGCTTGGGGTTTTATAGTTGTTGTAAAACTCAACGTGGATTGTCTTGTAACAATGGAATTGAACCACTGAGTAGTGGACACACCGGAGATAAGCAGACCCACGTAGGTAAAAGAGAGAATGATTCTGCGAGATTAAGAAAAAGGTTCTCATTAAGATTACGTCCGAGGTTAAGGTTATTGAGCATAAGACTAAAAATGCTTTCGATTAGGtctattttaaatgatattggCACACTTTTGCGGAAGAATATAAGACGAGTGGCGCTTTCAACTTCAATTTCTATTGCATTGGGGGTCTTCTATTTGTGTTTGAAATTATCGGCATCGCCGGCTCCAAAAGTTGTTCCATATTCAGACTTGATATTAAGCCTTCAAAATGGGTCTGTTACGCGGGTTTTATTTGAAGAGGGATCTCGTCGGATGTTTTACAATACAAATTTGGAGGGTGTTGAGAGTACTGGTGAATCACATGAGGAATCACCAGTAGTAAATGTTGCCATTCAGAATAAATATGCTAAGGTTGCAACAGATGACGGTACAAGAGCCAGCCAAGTAGTGAATTTGAATGTATTGAAAAGATTTTTGAGTACTCGAGCTTCTAACCCAGAGTGGCACTATTCCACCAGAAAAATTGATCGTGATGAAAAATTTCTCCTTAGTTTGATGAGAGAAAAGGGAATTAAGTATAGCTCGGCCCCTCAATCAGTGTTGGCGTCGATGAGGAGTACTTTAATTACTGTGATATTTTTGTGGATTCCTCTGATTCCTTTGATGTGGCTTCTTTATCGGCAACTTTCTGCTGCAAATAGTCCAGCAAGAAAACGGAAACCTAATAGTGAGATGGTTGGGTTTGACGATGTGGAGGGAGTTGACGCTGCTAAGGTGGAGCTTATGGAG ATAGTTTCATGCCTGCAAGGAGATGTTAACTATCAGAAGCTAGGAGCAAAGTTACCTAGAGGTGTATTGCTGGTGGGCCCTCCAGGAACAGGAAAAACATTACTAGCCCGTGCAGTGGCTAGGGAAGCTGGAGTGCCATTTTTCCCTGTTTCTGCAAGTGAATTTGTGGAGTTGTTTGTTGGAAGAGGAGCTGCTCGTATTCGAGACCTCTTTAATGCGGCAAGGAAGTGTGCTCCTTCTATCATATTCATTGACGAACTTGATGCAGTTGGAGGGAAGCGCGGTAGAAGCTTCAATGATGAACGTGATCAAACCCTAAACCAG TTGCTGACAGAAATGGATGGATTTGAGTCGGACATGAAAGTGGTTGTTATTGCAGCCACAAATAGACCTGAAGCATTGGATCCAGCCCTATGTAGGCCTGGTCGCTTCTCCAGAAAAGTACTTGTAGGAGAACCAGACAttgaaggaaggaaaaagataTTGGCTGTGCATTTGAGAGGAGTTCCGCTAGAAGATGACACACAACTTATCTGTGATCTGGTTGCTTCTCTGACTCCAGGTTTTGTAGGTGCTGATCTTGCAAACATCGTCAATGAAGCTGCTTTGCTTTCTGCTCGTAGAG GTAGTGAAAATGTGTCGATGGAAGACGTAATGCAAGCCATCGAAAGAGCAAAATTTGGCATCAATGATAAGCAGCTGAGACGCGGTACATTAAGCAAGGAGCTTGGGAAACTGTTCCCATGGATTCCCTCTCTGGTGGGAAGAAATGACACCGGACAGGCTGGATTGCAAGGCCCTTTGGGCTATCAAACTTTCAGctga
- the LOC122308226 gene encoding S-adenosylmethionine decarboxylase proenzyme-like, whose product MALPISAIGFEGYEKRLEVSFFEPSIFADPGGMGLRSLSKAQLDEILEPAECTIVASLSNHDVDSYVLSESSLFVYPYKVIIKTCGTTKLLLSIPAILKLADALSLAVKSVRYTRGSFNFPGAQSFPHRSFSEEVAVLDSHFSKLGLASKAYVMGGPEKSQKWHVYSASAELASQSSAVYTLEMCMTGLDRNRASVFYKTHASSAACMTEDSGIRKILPQSEICDFKFDPCGYSMNAIEGDAISTIHITPEEGFSYASFEAVGYHFQYVNLAQLLERVLACFQPSEFSVALHADVAGMELGSKFPLYLKGYHCEEKSSEMLGLGGSIVYHGFVRAECVGSPRSILKCCWSEDEKDNDFEEDN is encoded by the coding sequence ATGGCTTTGCCAATTTCTGCCATTGGGTTTGAAGGCTATGAAAAGAGGCTTGAAGTATCATTTTTTGAACCAAGCATCTTTGCTGACCCTGGGGGCATGGGCCTCCGGTCTTTGTCTAAAGCTCAATTGGATGAGATCTTAGAACCAGCTGAGTGCACTATTGTTGCTTCACTATCAAACCATGATGTTGATTCTTATGTTCTATCAGAATCTAGCCTTTTTGTGTATCCTTACAAAGTGATCATTAAAACTTGTGGGACAACGAAATTGCTTCTCTCTATCCCTGCCATCCTTAAACTGGCTGATGCTTTATCCCTTGCTGTAAAATCTGTGAGATACACTCGTGGAAGCTTTAATTTTCCTGGGGCTCAGTCGTTTCCACATCGTAGTTTCTCAGAGGAAGTAGCTGTCCTTGATAGTCATTTTAGCAAACTCGGTTTGGCTAGCAAGGCATATGTGATGGGTGGCCCTGAAAAGTCACAGAAATGGCATGTTTACTCAGCTTCTGCAGAGTTGGCGAGTCAGTCAAGTGCTGTTTACACTCTTGAAATGTGTATGACCGGTTTAGACAGAAATAGGGCTTCAGTTTTCTATAAAACTCATGCCAGTTCAGCTGCTTGCATGACAGAGGATTCTGGTATTAGGAAGATTCTTCCCCAATCTGAGATATGCGACTTCAAGTTTGATCCTTGTGGATACTCCATGAATGCTATTGAAGGTGATGCAATTTCTACAATCCATATTACCCCAGAAGAAGGTTTTAGTTATGCAAGCTTTGAAGCAGTCGGTTATCATTTTCAATATGTTAATTTGGCCCAGCTACTTGAGAGGGTTTTGGCTTGCTTCCAACCTTCTGAGTTCTCTGTGGCTCTGCATGCTGACGTTGCTGGAATGGAACTTGGATCCAAGTTCCCTCTGTACTTGAAGGGCTACCATTGTGAAGAGAAGAGCTCTGAAATGCTTGGGTTGGGTGGCTCTATCGTTTATCACGGCTTTGTCAGGGCTGAATGCGTTGGATCTCCTAGATCAATCCTGAAATGCTGCTGGAGCGAGGATGAGAAGGACAATGACTTTGAAGAAGATAATTAG